CACTGCCGGCGTAAGCAGCTAGAACTGGAACTGACGATAGAGTTTCAGCGCCGAGTTCACGTGTCATGCTCAGTTTGGGGACTTTAAGAAAACACTCtcttaaaacaaactttttacaTGTTGTCTAGTTCAATTTGTGCACTAACAGCTTCCAACAGTTAAGGTTATGGGTTTACATAAACTACACCATGCAAAATCTGCTATAAGTTAATCATTTCAACAATTTTTAAAGGGGTTAAAAAATTAcatgttacttatttatttagtaatgctCTAAATTTTACACAAGAGATGTTTACATAGTACAGCTgactttcatgaaaaaaatacattgactGTATATATGAACTATGCATTTGAGTGAGCCAacaaaggtgattttttttatttatttatctttcttttatcttatctaattacaaacaaatgttaAAGCAACATTAATTATATGGCAACCATGTTGTgcatcctaaataaataaaataattatatatttttttttacataaaattaaatatttcatgtttatttcactctTTGTTTTGATCAtagtttaaaaaactttaactaattttttaaagttgaaacaATAAATCTATGAAGCATTTGAAAAGAAGTAAGAAAAATAATGAGGGCACGataaaaagttttaatgtgaccttcatataaCATTGAAATGTGtaagttttacaaaaaataaaaaataaatgaacccCTAGGACATAAAAGTCCCCAAAGAAACATCTCTGTGATGCACCATAAACACTTTCAGTGTGAAAGCTCACACctcagagtatgtgtgaaactgGCCTTGAAGTGCATCTCGGTCTGTGATACTATCATTGTGGTTGGTGTTTTGGATGGCAAGGACCCTGCATACCAGATCTGATATTGTGTAATGTATGATTTATATTTCTTCCTCAGCTAGTTGaattatggtgcttttccactgtgtggtacgactcggctcagtttgcgtttccactgtagTTTAGTGCCGCTTTAGAGTGAGCGGGATTATTCACATTTCGTTATTGTTGCgcctagggatgtaacgattcagtCAACTCACAATTCAATTTGATtcaagattttgatttcatgattcgattcgattcacttattttttttacaaaatcagatttaagacaaattatgaattaaatgtgtccttttattattgctcagacaaaatgctgcaagTTTCGTTGGGAAATTTAAATAGAACACTTATACACATATACTAATatacttacatattattgctttttttgttggttttaattgcttctgttgtcctcatttgtaagtcactttggataaaagcatctgctaaatgacaaaattgaaatataatgtaaatgtaaataacaaaactaaattgaaatttttaaaacaagccccaaatcaaataaacaagtaacacaaataaaatagatctcttcatataaacaaaataaggctttgtctgtgctctttccacttaaaattagaggcaaccactgcattttaatcaaaatccaaacaaagatgctgcatacatgcaacatgagcagtttttaatctaaattatattgtataatttgacatttgaagcaaaaacagaatggtctgacttcagttttgtgaaactttacataaaaaatatctgcatgcaacagaaacagcagatgagcAGAACGAAACGCAGATTCACTGCAAGCAGTAGGCGCTTAAACGTTTCcatggtttctgctgtaaacaaagcagcactgcacttatggagtttaatttgttttatatgtagacaaggtgaaaagaaaaaagtaccatctaaactttttctaaagacagtaagttcccctcagacttacattcatataaactcctacccctaaaagaatcgcgatttgtttagcatctcaaccgatttgaatcgtcacatatttgaatcttCTGATTTCAATCTGAATCTGATTTTCAATGGGCTCACGTTTAATTGTTACATTCCTAGTTGCGCTACCTCTACTGCCCCGACTcctaataacattttattccgcgttgtgtggaaaaaaaggtgcgctcattcaaaacagttgcgttcgatccttcgctgaATGTGccgatttaaatctagcggttctgttgtgtttgtgtcgcaagttaaGTGACGTAgttagtgacgattctctccagccaatcagtgatcagcagagtttacacgtcacgttttggtaatggtacggttcacttggaacctcaaccgaggcggtactaaaaaaagtactaggtaccaggtactgtacccagtggaaaaccccccaaaagtgaaccgtaacGAACCAAACcatgccgtaccatgcagtggaaaagcgccattactGAGCTAGGCAAATGTTTTAAGAAACACAATATGCCACTACAGATCCAGCTCATGGCTCACCTGTTATTGTTCACCATAAAAGTGTGACAAAACCATGCATTACAGACTAGTTAGCTACACCTTACATTGCTACAATAGAAATAACATTGATAGCACAGGCCTGTTTAACAGCACAGACAACAAAACCATGACTCGCAAGCAAAGCACAATCCATTTCAATTCATGATAACTATATCACCAGTTGTATATAACCATAACCATAGCtgtccaaagttttaaaataaaattacacatcTTACGCTGTACATTTTATATGACAGAATATAATGCAATGTCTATGTGGGTGGGTCAGACTAGGAACAGTAAGTGATTCTATCAGACTCTGTAATCGTCTCTGGGCACagaagcattgtgtgtgtgtgtgtgtgtgtgtgtgtgtgtgtgtgtgtgtgtgtgtgtgtgtgtgtgtgtgtgtgtgtgtgttgtgtgtgttgtgtgtgtgtgtgttttctgtgatcTAAGCTCCTGCTTAATTCAATTGAGGGCCAATTATTGACTGCCTCTCTGAAATCCTCTCAATTCATTTGAAGTATAAGAGTCTGCAAGTCAAGACCTTCTAACCTTCTTTTCTTCAGTCTGATGATCTAACAACTACTTAAAAGTTGAATCTTGCCAACTCTTTAATACACTACATTATACATTAATGCAGTACTCTTTAATACACCGAATGGCCAAAAGTATGAGGACACCTGAACGACACCATACTTGCTATGTTgagcatttaatttcaaaatcagGGAGTAAATCTGAACTGTTGCAATCCTTAAATATGCTTTGATTCCATCTGTCCTGTGTGGTACTTATTGGTTGTACAACTTATTTATGTAAAGCATACATAATGAGAAAATAAgggttaatttaatataaaaaaaaaattttattccaaaaatgtgtAGACTATTGTAAACATGCTCTTTGACACTGGTTTATTTGCACAACTTCAACAATTTGAAACAACACTCTGGCTTTTCACTTCAGTCATGTTGTGATTCTCCTTGTGGCGACTAATATAAAAAATGGTTACATCCATTTGTTTTGTACTTTAATTCTCAAATTTGTATAGTGTATAGActgttgttaaaatgtaatgttctTAGACACTGTTTTATTTGCATCATTTGCAACTTTAACAATTTGAAGCGACACTCCGGCTTTTTGCTTCAGCCACAGTCTGATTCTCCTTGTCATTGTCCTTGTGACACCATGATCTCTAGCACACACAGTAAATATCTGTAAGTCTGCTTTTCTTGTAACATTCAGAATCTAGAAACACAACTGCAGCTATGTAATTACATGATAATTACATAGTAATATCTGTGTAATACCACCATTACAAAAGTGTAATAGAATCAGGCACAACTAAGTGGAATCTCCAAAAAGAATTTACATTAACTTGAATGGAATTACTATAAACTCCCAAACTATTTGACAGGGTGTTCATAAACATCCGCGAAAGACCCAGGGTATGTTTGTGTCTTTgtacacagttaaaaaaaaaaaaaactgttaaactgtTGAAAGAACACAATATATCGTGATTCATAGAAGATGCTTTATATTATTGCTACTAGTCCCACATGCAGTCAGTGCATAAAGCTCACATCttagcaaaacaaataaactatttGCATTGCACACAATACAAGTGCATCGCTTTCTTATCATTGTACCTAAGAGAATTAAACTATAACCTAAATCTGGCCAAAACTGTACATTTACACAAACTgatcacattaatgtcacaaacaGTTGAAGATTGGATTTGTTTTGGACTAGGAGACCTCTAGAGTCCTTTtccacagcactttttttttcctgagctaGACAAATGCAGCAGAACTTCCATTTATAGCAGTATTCCCATGATAACTACATGAACGCTACAGTCTAGAgtacaaaacaagcaacagtcTAAATCACTCTGACATTAAATACTGCCATTGTGTTTTCCATCCTCTATGGCGTTTAAAACTAAAGCCACAACCGGAGATTCATATTAATCGTGCAAAACCAATCTGCACCTCAGTAGCATAAATAAAAGGgatggttcactcaaaaatgaaaattcagttacactttattttaatagttatattaattaactacatactatatggttagggttaggattagaaGTGGGCATAgattacttgcatgtaattatgcacaaGTAATTGTTATTATAGTAGTAAGTACctgtaacatgtgtaacaaggacaccttaaaataaagtgttaccgaaaattctgtcatcatttattcatcctcatgtcatctcaaacctatatgactttctttcttctgtggaccaAAATAGGTGATATTTTGAGGACTCTTTTGTCCCTcacaaaaaaagaggaagaaataagaccataaggtttggaacaacattaagaTACAATTTCcatgtttgggtgaacttttccttttagATGAGCTACACCAGCATGATAAAGAAAGGAAACCGTAGGACTTACTTTGTGTATTCTTCATTGTCTCGGTCGCACCTTGCATCTTTATGTTTCTCCCAGTCTTTCCCGTGCTTGCAGGTAGTCAATAAAATGATATCATCTCCATTATGTATATGATATAAAGCATTTCTGGTTTCAGAACCGATGCCAGTTAGATACCTCTTCCCTTTGAAGACCAGCAAGTATTTCCGTAAGGGGGGGACATTGTTAAGATTCAGATAACCTTTGCTCCCTCCTTTCTGAGGATGGTCTTTTGAAAACAAAGGGATGGACACATCAAAGCGCGGTCTAAAGTTGTCCATGTCTGTGCTGGCCTTGGCTAGCATGGCTTGGCCGATATCGAAGCCTAGTTCCTCTGTATAATCAGGCCACGTTCCAGAGTACAAGTTAAAAATCAGATGGTTCCTCCCTTCGTACCACAGAGGGAGGCTTTGAATTCGGGCTCGGACGTTATGTACATACTGAGCGGACAGCTGGTCCCTGTCTAGAGTGTCTATACTCAGTACAAACAGACAGGCCTCATTAGGGTCCGTCGTGTAAAACCGCGATTCCTCGATGGCTGCCAGAATCTTCTGGTAGCTTTCCGAGGGCGCTTCACCTTTCTGAGACGGATAAACGTAGATTTTAAACCCCCGTTCGCAGCGCTGGAAATCGAAGCAGGTCTCCATGCGACATCGCCGGCTCTTGAAGATGTTCTTCTGTATTTCTCGTCTCTCGCGAGGAGACGTGTGTTGATGAAGAAGCAGGGGTCCGTCCTCTTCCTGCTCGGCCTCACCAAGGTACGTCTGCAGGAGAGGATCCACCCATTCCGGCCAGCGGGGCGGCCGAGGTGGGACACCGGCGACCTGTGAGACTCCGTAAAGCTCGGCATGGTTCTGGTTGTGGAACTCACCGATTTGTAGGCCACACAGGTAGGCTAGTAGAAGGCTACAGGCCCCCACAGATACCAGCAGGTATCGCTTCTTCGCCTGCATGTGGACAGCGAGAAGCAGGCCAGGACAAGAAGGAACCAAAGAGGGTCGACTGTTAACCCCACGGGACCAGCTCTCATTCCAATAGGAGCATTCTGATATTGCAAGGACCACTGTAAGTGCAGAGATACAGAGAGGGTCATATTAGCTTTACACACCAGAATGAAAATGACAGAATCTAGTATTGTAACTCCATCTGAATACAGtctttattaataatcatttacaataagaccacattgaaaatctgggattcagCATCTAATTTGAACCAAGAAAAattgaaaacatacaaatatataaataacattatgtcAGATGTAGGCTACTGGATAACATAGTTTCAGACCCCACTGTAGGCTACTTGTTTAAGAATtactatttcttttaaaaagtaggcttattatcattattaaaaaatcagTGCGACTTCCATGGAGGTCTACTATTTCTAAGTAAATCTCGTGGCACCGTCAGCGATTCGTCTCTTGCCATGTATCTGTGATGTGTAAATCTATAATAAAGTGATAAGTAATGAGAGTAGGCTACTCATATTTTGTCAGCATTACCACATGATACAGATCCTTAAAGAAAGTGCTCTGTTGCTATAGAAACCACCTCAGGTGAAAGTCTTCAGCAACTTTGTCTATTTAactcatttcctttttttat
The sequence above is drawn from the Cyprinus carpio isolate SPL01 chromosome B20, ASM1834038v1, whole genome shotgun sequence genome and encodes:
- the LOC109059721 gene encoding exostosin-1-like — its product is MQAKKRYLLVSVGACSLLLAYLCGLQIGEFHNQNHAELYGVSQVAGVPPRPPRWPEWVDPLLQTYLGEAEQEEDGPLLLHQHTSPRERREIQKNIFKSRRCRMETCFDFQRCERGFKIYVYPSQKGEAPSESYQKILAAIEESRFYTTDPNEACLFVLSIDTLDRDQLSAQYVHNVRARIQSLPLWYEGRNHLIFNLYSGTWPDYTEELGFDIGQAMLAKASTDMDNFRPRFDVSIPLFSKDHPQKGGSKGYLNLNNVPPLRKYLLVFKGKRYLTGIGSETRNALYHIHNGDDIILLTTCKHGKDWEKHKDARCDRDNEEYTK